The proteins below are encoded in one region of Danio rerio strain Tuebingen ecotype United States chromosome 14, GRCz12tu, whole genome shotgun sequence:
- the bod1l1 gene encoding biorientation of chromosomes in cell division protein 1-like 1 isoform X2: MAALHPGDPQLVSVIVNHLKTEGLFDQFRRDCLADVDTKPAYLHLRQRVDNFVSNHLANHTWSPQLNKNQLRNSIRQLVQQSGMLEQGVDRIVAQVVDPKVHHTFRPQVERIVRRFLSPHSHLEEEELPAVAPPLPAEHLEAEVLIQDDAAVSWSADVQMSESAGAESNLELSVEEMDISLPEEEEELQLKEEEPLLEEEEQPQVKEEEPHVKEAELETQEAVLKEEPKEEADASKETSSKSSGKSREENPETDSQKPTSVKQKTRERLREEYSLEDSDLEGLSDITVSSVHTSDLSSFEGDSEEDEAPSESTEEGEISSEEDGGRKTPADGSDRKPRGVRQGYVHKPFLYSRYYSDSDDEVTVEQRRRSVAKEKEERLLKRQQNRERMEEKRRLRAAQREEQERKKQASVCADARPRAKEARKEKKFLEKKVALSRQRKRDSRKEDDRKRSDTEGDSLNKEVKPAGQRSGRVDEQRRKKSDTEEKLCDRNRVHSFILDLESGTEERQRTKTARKEVHLKDKERKDEHKLKHKLKMDSRKSTDTDEKDGGAGKGGAEEKKGSKVKPDRKSSVTSKDTKTPEAADEANLKKGKMAADAKDKEKPKTSGKSESKLLRRLDSTGSSEERSEVETGSEVNRKKDKHPKEMLKRSKSHPEPHPEARPGEKLKVRADRRDSSVDKTQAQKSGSEPEGDGRKPETSLKSKTLLEKHRSKSQNPAGGKPERKTEAKSKPAEDKREEKKTSEEKLRDTKVRKLKVQKDSKFEEESLDSAAVSSSTPVSDDPFAALSDVTPESEDEEVEPKEPRPLSAEADALLSLMDISVRRDVEADMKMQEAALTLLSMGPDAGRSSDVVAADDQVAMQTVATDPEDAGSLPECAAADAAAPAATVEPMETESLRLQEVTSQSGDEQKEERDTHTHTTDTAQTLSADTAEPTLENTAADEPMQTPSADAAEPLEPVTAAEPASPVTEDAAEQRQTSSADETPAQTLPKHTAETHTPTTVNPAEPTAESAQMEESDEPEPVQILSAGTAESAQTHAAEEPAQTHAADEAESAQTLTADTESAQTRNADLNEPVLKMNADQAEHVQTHSADDAECVQTPTAETMRIYNADADVPAQTIHADEAESVQTPTAETDEPVETADADTSEPAQTLTADEADSAQTHIADTEPAQTLTADTVKTLNADEAEPVQTVDQDETVQMVDADEVESAQTLTTETDGTAEMDNAEPAHTLTANEAEHELTADEAKSAQTLTADEADSAQTLTADEAKSAQTLTADEANSAQTLTADEAESVQTLTADEADSAQTLTVDEAKSAQTLTADEADSAQTLTADEADSAQTLTADEAKSAQTLTADEAKSAQTLTADEAEHEQTLNADEADSAQTLTADEADSAQTLTADEADSAQTLTADEADSAQMLTADEAESAQMLTADEAEHGKTLNANEAESAQMLTADEIKTDRMLAADTDEPAQTLTAETAAPPSSSGEQESAAAAAEDEDGDDDEEDTRVSRTPRRGRSSRAAEAPQRETRSASQPKEVEPAVEEEPKESRRGRRSAAQTRDTPAVKPALKRKRSDEELKEDPEPSAKHRRDAVSPAGDQDASKASDEEEERKEEEEEETTEDQQRKPARRGRPSKASSATDDSDTGASEKRDGEKEEDEEEEKKSRATTRAASRLEAERNKPSKPSTRALSKLSKEENTPHTRSVRGRKRDPSPPVSRTRGGQKSEDPAAKRAKR; this comes from the exons ATGGCGGCGCTTCACCCCGGAGACCCGCAGCTCGTGTCGGTGATCGTGAATCATCTGAAGACCGAAGGACTGTTCGACCAGTTCCGCAGAGACTGCCTGGCGGACGTGGACACAaag CCGGCATATCTGCACCTGCGGCAGCGTGTTGACAACTTTGTGTCCAATCATCTGGCAAACCACACCTGGAGCCCACAGCTGAACAAGAACCAGCTGAGGAACAGCATCAGACAGCTGGTGCAGCA gtcagGTATGCTGGAGCAGGGTGTGGACCGGATCGTGGCTCAGGTTGTGGATCCGAAGGTCCATCACACCTTCCGTCCGCAGGTGGAGCGAATCGTGCGCAGGTTCCTGTCTCCACACAGTcacctggaggaggaggagctacctGCTGTAGCCCCGCCCCTTCCTGCAGAACACCTGGAAGCTGAAGTGCTGATCCAGGACGATGCTG CTGTGAGTTGGAGTGCTGATGTTCAGATGTCAGAGAGTGCTGGTGCGGAGTCCAACCTGGAGCTCAGTGTGGAGGAGATGGACATCAGTCtgccagaggaggaggaggagctacagctgAAGGAGGAGGAGCCActgctggaggaggaggagcagccacaggtaaaggaggaggagCCACATGTGAAGGAGGCAGAGCTGGAGACTCAGGAGGCGGTGCTAAAGGAGGAGCCAAAGGAGGAGGCAGACGCCAGCAAGGAGACCAGCAGTAAGTCCTCAGGGAAAAGCAGAGAGGAAAACCCGGAGACAGACTCCCAGAAGCCCACCAGCGTCAAGCAGAAGACCAGAGAGCGGCTGAGAgaag agtaCTCCTTGGAGGACTCAGATCTGGAGGGTCTGAGCGACATCACAGTGAGTTCAGTTCACACCAGTGATCTGTCCTCGTTTGAGGGCGACAGTGAAGAGGATGAGGCTCCATCTGAATCCACAGAGGAGGGAGAGATCAGCTCTGAGG aggatGGTGGCAGGAAGACTCCAGCAGACGGCTCAGACAGGAAGCCTCGAGGTGTGCGTCAGGGTTACGTCCACAAGCCCTTCCTGTATTCTCGTTACTATAGCGACTCTGATGACGAGGTGACGGTGGAGCAGCGGCGGCGCTCTGtg GCTAAAGAGAAAGAGGAGCGCCTGCTGAAGCGGCAGCAGAACCGCGAGCGCATGGAGGAGAAGCGCAGACTCAGAGCAGCCCAGAGAGAGGAGCAGG AGCGTAAGAAACAGGCGAGTGTGTGTGCGGATGCAAGACCTCGAGCTAAAGAGGCTCGAAAAGAGAAGAAGTTCCTGGAGAAGAAGGTGGCTCTGAGCCGGCAGAGGAAGAGAGactccag AAAAGAGGACGACAGGAAGAGGAGCGACACTGAAGGAGACTCACTCAACAAAGAG GTAAAGCCCGCAGGTCAGAGGTCAGGGCGTGTAGACGAGCAGCGCAGGAAGAAATCCGACACAGAGGAGAAACTCTGCGACAGAAACCGCGTTCACTCCTTCATCCTGGACCTGGAGTCGGGGACAGAGGAGCGGCAGAGGACTAAAACCGCTCGCAAGGAAGTGCACTTAAAAGACAAAGAGCGAAAGGATGAACACAAGctcaaacacaaactcaagatggACAGCAGAAAGTCCACAGACACCGACGAAAAAGATGGAGGAGCTGGGAAAGGAGGAGCAGAGGAGAAGAAGGGGTCAAAGGTCAAACCAGACAGGAAGAGCTCCGTGACCTCCAAAGACACCAAAACACCAGAAGCTGCGGACGAAGCGAACCTGAAGAAAGGAAAGATGGCCGCCGATGCAAAAGACAAGGAGAAACCCAAGACAAGTG GTAAGAGTGAGTCAAAGCTGCTACGGCGTCTGGACTCCACCGGCTCCTCGGAGGAGAGGTCAGAGGTCGAGACGGGGTCAGAGGTCAACAGGAAGAAGGACAAGCACCCTAAAGAGATGCTGAAGAGGTCAAAGAGTCACCCAGAG CCGCACCCTGAGGCGAGACCCGGGGAGAAGCTGAAGGTGCGAGCCGACAGGAGAGATTCATCAGTGGACAAAACTCAAGCACAGAAATCCGGCTCTGAACCCGAGGGCGACGGCCGCAAGCCAGAGACCAGCCTGAAGAGTAAAACCCTGCTGGAGAAACACAGATCCAAATCCCAGAATCCTGCTGGAGGAAAACCAGAGAGAAAAACTGAAGCCAAGAGTAAACCTGCAGAAGATAAGAGAGAGGAGAAGAAAACCTCGGAGGAGAAGCTGAGAGACACAAAg GTGAGGAAACTGAAGGTGCAGAAGGACTCCAAGTTCGAGGAGGAGAGTCTGGACAGCGCTGCCGTCTCCAGCTCCACACCTGTATCTGATGACCCATTCGCCGCTCTAAGCGACGTCACGCCCGAGTCAGAGGATGAGGAGGTGGAGCCAAAAGAGCCCCGCCCACTGTCAGCAGAGGCCGACGCCCTCCTGAGCCTGATGGACATCTCTGTGCGGCGGGACGTGGAGGCCGATATGAAGATGCAGGAGGCGGCGCTCACTCTGCTCTCCATGGGTCCTGATGCTGGACGCTCTTCCGATGTTGTTGCCGCAGATGATCAGGTTGCCATGCAGACGGTTGCTACGGACCCAGAGGATGCAGGAAGTCTGCCGGAATGTGCTGCGGCTGATGCAg CTGCACCTGCCGCCACAGTGGAGCCCATGGAGACAGAATCTCTGAGGCTCCAGGAAGTGACATCACAG TCCGGGGATGAGCAGAAAGaggagagagacacacacactcacaccacagACACCGCGCAGACCCTCAGTGCAGATACAGCAGAGCCCACACTGGAGAACACTGCAGCAGACGAGCCAATGCAGACCCCCAGTGCAGACGCAGCAGAACCACTAGAACCCGTCACTGCAGCAGAACCAGCGTCACCCGTCACTGAGGATGCAGCCGAGCAGAGGCAGACCTCCAGTGCAGACGAGACTCCTGCGCAGACCCTTCCTAAACACACAGCGGAGACTCACACGCCAACCACAGTAAACCCAGCAGAACCCACAGCTGAGTCTGCGCAGATGGAGGAGTCAGATGAACCTGAACCTGTGCAGATCCTCAGTGCAGGAACAGCAGAGTCTGCGCAGACACATGCAGCAGAGGAACCTGCGCAGACACATGCAGCAGATGAGGCTGAGTCTGCGCAGACTCTTACAGCAGATACAGAGTCTGCGCAGACACGTAACGCTGATCTAAATGAGCCTGTGCTCAAGATGAATGCAGACCAAGCTGAACATGTGCAGACACACAGTGCAGATGACGCTGAGTGTGTGCAGACCCCGACTGCAGAGACCATGCGCATATATAATGCAGATGCAGATGTACCTGCGCAGACAATTCATGCAGATGAAGCTGAGTCTGTGCAGACGCCAACAGCAGAAACAGATGAACCTGTGGAGACTGCTGATGCAGATACATCAGAGCCTGCGCAGACGCTAACAGCAGATGAAGCCGACTCTGCGCAGACACATATTGCAGATACAGAGCCTGCGCAGACGCTAACAGCAGATACAGTCAAGACACTTAATGCAGACGAAGCCGAGCCAGTGCAGACTGTAGATCAAGATGAAACTGTGCAGATGGTTGATGCAGATGAAGTGGAGTCTGCGCAGACGCTAACAACAGAAACAGATGGAACTGCGGAGATGGATAACGCAGAGCCTGCGCACACACTGACAGCAAATGAGGCCGAACATGAGCTAACAGCAGATGAAGCCAAATCAGCGCAGACGCTAACAGCAGATGAAGCCGACTCAGCGCAGACGCTAACAGCAGATGAAGCCAAATCAGCGCAGACGCTAACAGCAGATGAAGCCAACTCAGCGCAGACGCTAACAGCAGATGAAGCTGAATCTGTGCAGACGCTAACTGCAGATGAAGCCGACTCAGCGCAGACGCTAACAGTAGATGAAGCCAAATCAGCGCAGACGCTAACTGCAGATGAAGCTGACTCAGCGCAGACGCTAACAGCAGATGAAGCCGACTCAGCGCAGACGCTAACAGCAGATGAAGCCAAATCAGCGCAGACGCTAACAGCAGATGAAGCCAAATCAGCGCAGACGCTAACAGCAGATGAGGCCGAACATGAGCAGACACTTAATGCAGATGAAGCAGACTCAGCGCAGACGCTAACAGCAGATGAAGCAGACTCAGCGCAGACGCTAACAGCAGATGAAGCAGACTCAGCGCAGACGCTAACAGCAGATGAAGCAGACTCAGCGCAGATGCTAACAGCAGATGAAGCTGAATCTGCGCAGATGCTAACAGCAGATGAAGCTGAACATGGGAAGACACTTAATGCAAATGAAGCCGAATCTGCGCAGATGCTAACAGCAGATGAAATCAAAACTGATCGGATGCTAGCAGCAGACACAGATGAACCTGCGCAGACGCTAACAGCAGAAACGGCAGCTCCGCCCAGCAGCAGTGGAGAGCAGGAgtctgcagcagcagcagcg gaggatgaggatggtgatgatgatgaggaggacaCAAGAGTGAGCCGGACTCCACGCAGAGGAAGATCATCCAGAGCGGCTGAAGCTCCGCAGAGAGAAACAC GCTCTGCTTCACAACCCAAAGAGGTGGAGCCAGCTGTGGAGGAGGAGCCAAAAGAG AGCCGCAGGGGTCGACGCTCCGCAGCTCAGACTAGAGACACTCCAGCGG tgaagCCTGCGCTGAAGAGGAAGAGGTCTGATGAGGAGCTGAAGGAGGATCCAGAACCCTCCGCTAAACACAGGAGAGACGCAG tGAGTCCAGCTGGAGATCAGGATGCCAGCAAAGCcagtgatgaagaggaggagcgcaaggaggaggaggaggaggagaccaca GAGGACCAGCAGCGGAAACCCGCTCGCCGTGGACGACCTTCTAAAGCGTCCTCCGCCACTGATGACTCGG ACACTGGAGCCTCAGAGAAGAGAGATGGGGAAAAAGaggaagatgaagaagaagagaagaaGAGTCGAGCGACGACCCGTGCTGCGTCACGTCTGGAGGCCGAGAG GAATAAACCCAGCAAACCCTCGACACGAGCCCTGAGCAAACTGAGCAAAGAGGAGAACACACCACACACACG gtctgTGAGGGGCCGTAAGCGTGACCCCAGCCCCCCAGTTTCTCGAACTCGTGGAGGACAGAAATCTGAAGATCCAGCAGCCAAACGAGCCAAACGATGA
- the bod1l1 gene encoding biorientation of chromosomes in cell division protein 1-like 1 isoform X1, giving the protein MAALHPGDPQLVSVIVNHLKTEGLFDQFRRDCLADVDTKPAYLHLRQRVDNFVSNHLANHTWSPQLNKNQLRNSIRQLVQQSGMLEQGVDRIVAQVVDPKVHHTFRPQVERIVRRFLSPHSHLEEEELPAVAPPLPAEHLEAEVLIQDDAAVSWSADVQMSESAGAESNLELSVEEMDISLPEEEEELQLKEEEPLLEEEEQPQVKEEEPHVKEAELETQEAVLKEEPKEEADASKETSSKSSGKSREENPETDSQKPTSVKQKTRERLREEYSLEDSDLEGLSDITVSSVHTSDLSSFEGDSEEDEAPSESTEEGEISSEEDGGRKTPADGSDRKPRGVRQGYVHKPFLYSRYYSDSDDEVTVEQRRRSVAKEKEERLLKRQQNRERMEEKRRLRAAQREEQERKKQASVCADARPRAKEARKEKKFLEKKVALSRQRKRDSRKEDDRKRSDTEGDSLNKEVKPAGQRSGRVDEQRRKKSDTEEKLCDRNRVHSFILDLESGTEERQRTKTARKEVHLKDKERKDEHKLKHKLKMDSRKSTDTDEKDGGAGKGGAEEKKGSKVKPDRKSSVTSKDTKTPEAADEANLKKGKMAADAKDKEKPKTSGKSESKLLRRLDSTGSSEERSEVETGSEVNRKKDKHPKEMLKRSKSHPEPHPEARPGEKLKVRADRRDSSVDKTQAQKSGSEPEGDGRKPETSLKSKTLLEKHRSKSQNPAGGKPERKTEAKSKPAEDKREEKKTSEEKLRDTKVRKLKVQKDSKFEEESLDSAAVSSSTPVSDDPFAALSDVTPESEDEEVEPKEPRPLSAEADALLSLMDISVRRDVEADMKMQEAALTLLSMGPDAGRSSDVVAADDQVAMQTVATDPEDAGSLPECAAADAAAPAATVEPMETESLRLQEVTSQSGDEQKEERDTHTHTTDTAQTLSADTAEPTLENTAADEPMQTPSADAAEPLEPVTAAEPASPVTEDAAEQRQTSSADETPAQTLPKHTAETHTPTTVNPAEPTAESAQMEESDEPEPVQILSAGTAESAQTHAAEEPAQTHAADEAESAQTLTADTESAQTRNADLNEPVLKMNADQAEHVQTHSADDAECVQTPTAETMRIYNADADVPAQTIHADEAESVQTPTAETDEPVETADADTSEPAQTLTADEADSAQTHIADTEPAQTLTADTVKTLNADEAEPVQTVDQDETVQMVDADEVESAQTLTTETDGTAEMDNAEPAHTLTANEAEHELTADEAKSAQTLTADEADSAQTLTADEAKSAQTLTADEANSAQTLTADEAESVQTLTADEADSAQTLTVDEAKSAQTLTADEADSAQTLTADEADSAQTLTADEAKSAQTLTADEAKSAQTLTADEAEHEQTLNADEADSAQTLTADEADSAQTLTADEADSAQTLTADEADSAQMLTADEAESAQMLTADEAEHGKTLNANEAESAQMLTADEIKTDRMLAADTDEPAQTLTAETAAPPSSSGEQESAAAAAEDEDGDDDEEDTRVSRTPRRGRSSRAAEAPQRETRSASQPKEVEPAVEEEPKEQSRRGRRSAAQTRDTPAVKPALKRKRSDEELKEDPEPSAKHRRDAVSPAGDQDASKASDEEEERKEEEEEETTEDQQRKPARRGRPSKASSATDDSDTGASEKRDGEKEEDEEEEKKSRATTRAASRLEAERNKPSKPSTRALSKLSKEENTPHTRSVRGRKRDPSPPVSRTRGGQKSEDPAAKRAKR; this is encoded by the exons ATGGCGGCGCTTCACCCCGGAGACCCGCAGCTCGTGTCGGTGATCGTGAATCATCTGAAGACCGAAGGACTGTTCGACCAGTTCCGCAGAGACTGCCTGGCGGACGTGGACACAaag CCGGCATATCTGCACCTGCGGCAGCGTGTTGACAACTTTGTGTCCAATCATCTGGCAAACCACACCTGGAGCCCACAGCTGAACAAGAACCAGCTGAGGAACAGCATCAGACAGCTGGTGCAGCA gtcagGTATGCTGGAGCAGGGTGTGGACCGGATCGTGGCTCAGGTTGTGGATCCGAAGGTCCATCACACCTTCCGTCCGCAGGTGGAGCGAATCGTGCGCAGGTTCCTGTCTCCACACAGTcacctggaggaggaggagctacctGCTGTAGCCCCGCCCCTTCCTGCAGAACACCTGGAAGCTGAAGTGCTGATCCAGGACGATGCTG CTGTGAGTTGGAGTGCTGATGTTCAGATGTCAGAGAGTGCTGGTGCGGAGTCCAACCTGGAGCTCAGTGTGGAGGAGATGGACATCAGTCtgccagaggaggaggaggagctacagctgAAGGAGGAGGAGCCActgctggaggaggaggagcagccacaggtaaaggaggaggagCCACATGTGAAGGAGGCAGAGCTGGAGACTCAGGAGGCGGTGCTAAAGGAGGAGCCAAAGGAGGAGGCAGACGCCAGCAAGGAGACCAGCAGTAAGTCCTCAGGGAAAAGCAGAGAGGAAAACCCGGAGACAGACTCCCAGAAGCCCACCAGCGTCAAGCAGAAGACCAGAGAGCGGCTGAGAgaag agtaCTCCTTGGAGGACTCAGATCTGGAGGGTCTGAGCGACATCACAGTGAGTTCAGTTCACACCAGTGATCTGTCCTCGTTTGAGGGCGACAGTGAAGAGGATGAGGCTCCATCTGAATCCACAGAGGAGGGAGAGATCAGCTCTGAGG aggatGGTGGCAGGAAGACTCCAGCAGACGGCTCAGACAGGAAGCCTCGAGGTGTGCGTCAGGGTTACGTCCACAAGCCCTTCCTGTATTCTCGTTACTATAGCGACTCTGATGACGAGGTGACGGTGGAGCAGCGGCGGCGCTCTGtg GCTAAAGAGAAAGAGGAGCGCCTGCTGAAGCGGCAGCAGAACCGCGAGCGCATGGAGGAGAAGCGCAGACTCAGAGCAGCCCAGAGAGAGGAGCAGG AGCGTAAGAAACAGGCGAGTGTGTGTGCGGATGCAAGACCTCGAGCTAAAGAGGCTCGAAAAGAGAAGAAGTTCCTGGAGAAGAAGGTGGCTCTGAGCCGGCAGAGGAAGAGAGactccag AAAAGAGGACGACAGGAAGAGGAGCGACACTGAAGGAGACTCACTCAACAAAGAG GTAAAGCCCGCAGGTCAGAGGTCAGGGCGTGTAGACGAGCAGCGCAGGAAGAAATCCGACACAGAGGAGAAACTCTGCGACAGAAACCGCGTTCACTCCTTCATCCTGGACCTGGAGTCGGGGACAGAGGAGCGGCAGAGGACTAAAACCGCTCGCAAGGAAGTGCACTTAAAAGACAAAGAGCGAAAGGATGAACACAAGctcaaacacaaactcaagatggACAGCAGAAAGTCCACAGACACCGACGAAAAAGATGGAGGAGCTGGGAAAGGAGGAGCAGAGGAGAAGAAGGGGTCAAAGGTCAAACCAGACAGGAAGAGCTCCGTGACCTCCAAAGACACCAAAACACCAGAAGCTGCGGACGAAGCGAACCTGAAGAAAGGAAAGATGGCCGCCGATGCAAAAGACAAGGAGAAACCCAAGACAAGTG GTAAGAGTGAGTCAAAGCTGCTACGGCGTCTGGACTCCACCGGCTCCTCGGAGGAGAGGTCAGAGGTCGAGACGGGGTCAGAGGTCAACAGGAAGAAGGACAAGCACCCTAAAGAGATGCTGAAGAGGTCAAAGAGTCACCCAGAG CCGCACCCTGAGGCGAGACCCGGGGAGAAGCTGAAGGTGCGAGCCGACAGGAGAGATTCATCAGTGGACAAAACTCAAGCACAGAAATCCGGCTCTGAACCCGAGGGCGACGGCCGCAAGCCAGAGACCAGCCTGAAGAGTAAAACCCTGCTGGAGAAACACAGATCCAAATCCCAGAATCCTGCTGGAGGAAAACCAGAGAGAAAAACTGAAGCCAAGAGTAAACCTGCAGAAGATAAGAGAGAGGAGAAGAAAACCTCGGAGGAGAAGCTGAGAGACACAAAg GTGAGGAAACTGAAGGTGCAGAAGGACTCCAAGTTCGAGGAGGAGAGTCTGGACAGCGCTGCCGTCTCCAGCTCCACACCTGTATCTGATGACCCATTCGCCGCTCTAAGCGACGTCACGCCCGAGTCAGAGGATGAGGAGGTGGAGCCAAAAGAGCCCCGCCCACTGTCAGCAGAGGCCGACGCCCTCCTGAGCCTGATGGACATCTCTGTGCGGCGGGACGTGGAGGCCGATATGAAGATGCAGGAGGCGGCGCTCACTCTGCTCTCCATGGGTCCTGATGCTGGACGCTCTTCCGATGTTGTTGCCGCAGATGATCAGGTTGCCATGCAGACGGTTGCTACGGACCCAGAGGATGCAGGAAGTCTGCCGGAATGTGCTGCGGCTGATGCAg CTGCACCTGCCGCCACAGTGGAGCCCATGGAGACAGAATCTCTGAGGCTCCAGGAAGTGACATCACAG TCCGGGGATGAGCAGAAAGaggagagagacacacacactcacaccacagACACCGCGCAGACCCTCAGTGCAGATACAGCAGAGCCCACACTGGAGAACACTGCAGCAGACGAGCCAATGCAGACCCCCAGTGCAGACGCAGCAGAACCACTAGAACCCGTCACTGCAGCAGAACCAGCGTCACCCGTCACTGAGGATGCAGCCGAGCAGAGGCAGACCTCCAGTGCAGACGAGACTCCTGCGCAGACCCTTCCTAAACACACAGCGGAGACTCACACGCCAACCACAGTAAACCCAGCAGAACCCACAGCTGAGTCTGCGCAGATGGAGGAGTCAGATGAACCTGAACCTGTGCAGATCCTCAGTGCAGGAACAGCAGAGTCTGCGCAGACACATGCAGCAGAGGAACCTGCGCAGACACATGCAGCAGATGAGGCTGAGTCTGCGCAGACTCTTACAGCAGATACAGAGTCTGCGCAGACACGTAACGCTGATCTAAATGAGCCTGTGCTCAAGATGAATGCAGACCAAGCTGAACATGTGCAGACACACAGTGCAGATGACGCTGAGTGTGTGCAGACCCCGACTGCAGAGACCATGCGCATATATAATGCAGATGCAGATGTACCTGCGCAGACAATTCATGCAGATGAAGCTGAGTCTGTGCAGACGCCAACAGCAGAAACAGATGAACCTGTGGAGACTGCTGATGCAGATACATCAGAGCCTGCGCAGACGCTAACAGCAGATGAAGCCGACTCTGCGCAGACACATATTGCAGATACAGAGCCTGCGCAGACGCTAACAGCAGATACAGTCAAGACACTTAATGCAGACGAAGCCGAGCCAGTGCAGACTGTAGATCAAGATGAAACTGTGCAGATGGTTGATGCAGATGAAGTGGAGTCTGCGCAGACGCTAACAACAGAAACAGATGGAACTGCGGAGATGGATAACGCAGAGCCTGCGCACACACTGACAGCAAATGAGGCCGAACATGAGCTAACAGCAGATGAAGCCAAATCAGCGCAGACGCTAACAGCAGATGAAGCCGACTCAGCGCAGACGCTAACAGCAGATGAAGCCAAATCAGCGCAGACGCTAACAGCAGATGAAGCCAACTCAGCGCAGACGCTAACAGCAGATGAAGCTGAATCTGTGCAGACGCTAACTGCAGATGAAGCCGACTCAGCGCAGACGCTAACAGTAGATGAAGCCAAATCAGCGCAGACGCTAACTGCAGATGAAGCTGACTCAGCGCAGACGCTAACAGCAGATGAAGCCGACTCAGCGCAGACGCTAACAGCAGATGAAGCCAAATCAGCGCAGACGCTAACAGCAGATGAAGCCAAATCAGCGCAGACGCTAACAGCAGATGAGGCCGAACATGAGCAGACACTTAATGCAGATGAAGCAGACTCAGCGCAGACGCTAACAGCAGATGAAGCAGACTCAGCGCAGACGCTAACAGCAGATGAAGCAGACTCAGCGCAGACGCTAACAGCAGATGAAGCAGACTCAGCGCAGATGCTAACAGCAGATGAAGCTGAATCTGCGCAGATGCTAACAGCAGATGAAGCTGAACATGGGAAGACACTTAATGCAAATGAAGCCGAATCTGCGCAGATGCTAACAGCAGATGAAATCAAAACTGATCGGATGCTAGCAGCAGACACAGATGAACCTGCGCAGACGCTAACAGCAGAAACGGCAGCTCCGCCCAGCAGCAGTGGAGAGCAGGAgtctgcagcagcagcagcg gaggatgaggatggtgatgatgatgaggaggacaCAAGAGTGAGCCGGACTCCACGCAGAGGAAGATCATCCAGAGCGGCTGAAGCTCCGCAGAGAGAAACAC GCTCTGCTTCACAACCCAAAGAGGTGGAGCCAGCTGTGGAGGAGGAGCCAAAAGAG cagAGCCGCAGGGGTCGACGCTCCGCAGCTCAGACTAGAGACACTCCAGCGG tgaagCCTGCGCTGAAGAGGAAGAGGTCTGATGAGGAGCTGAAGGAGGATCCAGAACCCTCCGCTAAACACAGGAGAGACGCAG tGAGTCCAGCTGGAGATCAGGATGCCAGCAAAGCcagtgatgaagaggaggagcgcaaggaggaggaggaggaggagaccaca GAGGACCAGCAGCGGAAACCCGCTCGCCGTGGACGACCTTCTAAAGCGTCCTCCGCCACTGATGACTCGG ACACTGGAGCCTCAGAGAAGAGAGATGGGGAAAAAGaggaagatgaagaagaagagaagaaGAGTCGAGCGACGACCCGTGCTGCGTCACGTCTGGAGGCCGAGAG GAATAAACCCAGCAAACCCTCGACACGAGCCCTGAGCAAACTGAGCAAAGAGGAGAACACACCACACACACG gtctgTGAGGGGCCGTAAGCGTGACCCCAGCCCCCCAGTTTCTCGAACTCGTGGAGGACAGAAATCTGAAGATCCAGCAGCCAAACGAGCCAAACGATGA